AATCCCCCACTCGTCACCCTCGCGCTCGACGCGAGGGTCCTGTGTCTGTTGCGCCTGCCGCAGGAGCCCCCGCGTCAAGCGCGAGGGCGACGATCCGAAAAGAGGGCGATATATGCGCCGACGCCACTTAGACCTCATGGTGAGCTTGTCGGACCACGAGGTCGCGGCCACGGCGCTCCCAACCTCGTCCTTCGACATCCTGTGCTTGCCGAAGGGTCAGGATGAGGTCTGCGGCAGATTGGAGCCTGCCGAAAGATCAGAATGAGGCCTGCGAGAAAATCGCGCGCCAATCCTCTTACGGCTCCAATTCGATGTCCCAATAGAGATAATCGAGCCAGCTCTGATGCAGGTGATTGGGCGGGAAGGCCCGGCCATTATTGTGCAGGTCATAGACGCTGGGCGCGTAAGGCGTCTGGTGCGGGAACATCTTGATTTCCTTGGGCAGCCGATTGGCCTTGCGCAGATTGCACGGCGCGCAGGCCGCCACCACGTTTTCCCAGGTGGTCAGCCCGCCCTTGGAGCGGGGAATGACGTGATCGAAGGTCAATTCGTGCGGGCTGCCGCAATATTGGCATTGGAAACGGTCGCGCAGGAACACGTTGAAGCGGGTAAAGGCGGGATGGCGTGCCGGCTTCACATAATCCTTGAGCGACACCACGCTGGGCAAGCGCATCGCGAAACTGGGCGAGCGGATGATCGTCTCGTATTCGGAAACGATATTCACGCGATCCAGGCACACCGCCTTGATGGCGTCCTGCCACGACCATAGCGAGAGCGGATAATAGCTGAGAGGCCGGAAATCGGCATTCAGCACCAGGGCGGGACAGGTCTCAGGCGACACATGGATGGTCACTTGAGTCTCCCGGATCGGGAATCGCGTAAGTCCATAGCTCCATTATACTAAGCCCTTTATGTCGGGCATGTGAAGCGGCATGTCGGGCTTATTTTTGCTTCGGCGCGCCGGGACGAAAGGAGCGTCGGGAAATCGGGTCCCGCCGGATTTCTTTACAGCCCCGCGATGAACTGCGTCGCAAAGGCCAGTCCGTCCGGCGCGATGCCATGGGCCACGCCCCGGCTGACGTGATAATGCACGTCGAACCCGGCGTCGCGCAAAGCCGCGTCCGCCTCGGCGCTGAGATTGGGATCGACCACCTCGTCCAGATCGCCATGCACCAGGCAGATCGGCGGCTTGGCCAGGTGCCCGCCTCCCAAGCCCTCGGGCGGCACCAAGGCGCCGGAAAAGCCGATAATGCCCATCAATTTCTGTTCCGCCGGCAGCGCCGTGCCGACATGCAGCGCCATCATCGCCCCCTGGCTGAAGCCGGTCAGCATGGTGCGCTCCGGCGTCAAGCCGGTCTGGCTCCACAGATCGTTGAGGAATTCGATCAGCACCGGCCGCGCCGCCTGCAATCCGCTCTGGCGGCTGGCGACGCGATCGCCGCTCCAATCGATGGCGAACCATTGGTAGCCGCCCATGCCCAGCGCTTCCGGCGCATGCGGCGAGACGAACAGGGCGCCGGGCAGGACGCCCTGCCAATGCGGCGCCAGCCCGATGAGGTCGTGGCCGTCGCTGCCATAGCCATGCAGCAGCACCATGGCGGCATCGGGCGCCCCGCCATTGGCCGGGGCCAGCATCGGGCCGGAAAGCTTGGTCATAAAAGGCTCGTTTCCCTGTTCTTCACTGCGGCGAAATAGCGCCAGAACATCAGCGCCGCCACCGAACGATGCGGCGACCAGTCCCGCGCCAGCCCGATCATCTCCTTGATCGTCGGCCGGGCGTCAAGGCCGAGCCCGTGATGCGCCGCCTTGAGCAGCGCCAGGTCGCCGGCCGGAAAAATGTCGGGATGTCCGCCGCAGAACAGCAGATAGACCTCGGCCGTCCAGGGACCGACCCCCTTCAGCGTCACCAGACGCGCAATCGCCTCCTCCGCCGGCAACGCCTCGATCGCGGCGAAATCCAGCTCGCCCGCCACCACCGCTTCGGCCACGGCGCGCAGGGCCAGGAACTTGCCGCGCGAAAATCCCACCGCCCGCACACTCTCCTCATCGAGGCGCAGATAGCTCTCCGGCGTCAGCGCCCCCGGCACCGCCTCGAACCGCGACCAGATGGCCGCCGCGCTCTGCACCGACAATTGCTGCCCGCAGATCACCTTGGCCATGCCGGCGAAATGCCGGGGATTGACGCGCGGCAGCACCGTGCCGGCCATCGCCCGCATCGGCGCCAGCGCCGGCACCAGCTCCGTCAGCGCATCGAGATGCCAGGCCAGGCCCTCCGGCGTATCGATCCGCGGTGTCGGAGCGGAAGTTGCAATGATATTTGTCATAGATCCTGATATCCTGGCCCCGCCTCGCCCGCCTCCTCGGGAAGCGCCGGGGAGAGCCCTTCTGTTGGACGACCTCGATTCCATGCCCGCCCTGCTCCGTTTCGCCCCCAGTCCCAATGGCTATCTCCATCTCGGGCACGCCCTTTCGGCGCTGCTCACCTGGGACGCGGCGGCGACGCTTGGCGGCACGGCTCTGCTACGCATCGAAGACATCGACATCAACCGCTGTAAACCCGAATTTATCCGGGCCATATTCGAGGACCTCGCCTGGCTGGGCCTCGCCTGGCCCGAACCCGTCCTCCACCAGTCCGAACGTTTCCAGCTCTATGCCGACGCCGCCAATCGTCTGCGCGACATGGACCTGCTCTATCCCTGCTTCTGCTCCCGCGCCGATATCGCCGCCCAGTCCACCGGCAAAGATCCCGATGGCGCCCCGCTCTATCCCGGCACCTGCCGGCATCTGTCCAATGCCGAACGCATTGCCGGGCTGGAGCGCGGCGATCCGGTGCAGTTCCGTCTCGACATGACCAAGGCCACCGCCCGCACCGGCCTGCTGACCTATACAATCGTCGGACCCACTATTCTCGACCGGCCGCAGATCCGCTATGCCCGTCCGGAACGCTGGGGCGACGTGGTGCTGCAACGCAAGGATGTGCCCACCAGCTATCATCTCAGCGTCGTCGTCGACGACGCCGCGCAGGGCATCACCCATGTCACCCGCGGCAAGGACCTCGAAGCGGCCACCGATGTGCATGTTTTGCTGCAAATGCTGCTCGAAATGCCAACAATGCGTTACCACTTCCACCGATTGGTGAAAGACGACACTGGCGGGAAACTCTCCAAATCGAAAGGCTCGCCCAGCCTGCGCGACCTGCGCGCCCAGGGCTGGACCCCCGCCGACATCCGGCGCCGCATCGGCTTCTAGGCCTCCCCGCGCAGGGAATTGTTCACCTCGCGGCGAATTCATGCCATTTATGACGCAGTGGCAGCTGGCCCCATTGCCTATATCAATGGCGAACCCGCTGGACCCTCATCCGTTAGGCTCACATGCAAACCCTTCTCAATATCGCCATCGCCCTCGCGCTGCTCTTTGTCGTTATCGTGCTGGGCATGGGCCTGTGGAACATGCTCAAGGGCGGGTCGGGCAATACCAGCCAGCGCCTGATGCGCCTGCGTGTCATCGGTCAGGCCATTGCCCTGATTCTGCTCCTGGGCGCCCTGTTCTTCTTCGGCGGACAGGTCCGATAAGGGGCGGCGCGGAACATGGTCAAGCTCAACGCCATCTATACGCGAACCGGCGACAAAGGCACGACCGGCCTGGTGCGTGGTCCGCGCCGATCCAAGCATGATCTGCGCATCGAGGTCTATGGCACGGTCGAGGAAGCCAATGCCTTTATCGGCAATGCCCGGCTGGCCGCCGCGGACATGCCCCAGCTCGACCTGCTTCTGGGCCGCATCCAGAACGATCTCTTCGATGTCGGCTCCGATCTGGCGACGCCCGGCGCCGACGATCCCGATGCCCAATATCCCAGCCTGCGCATCCGCCCGATTCAGACCGAATGGCTTGAAAACCAGATCGACCGTTTCAATGCCGATCTCGAGCCGCTGAAAAGCTTCGTCCTGCCCGGGGGCACGCCCTTGTCGGTCGCCCTGCACCTAGCCCGCACCATAACCCGCCGCGCCGAACGGCTGGTTTCCGCATTGCTCGCGGCGGAGCCCGACACCAATCCTCAGACCATGATTTATCTCAATCGCCTGTCGGACCTGCTATTCGTGCTGGGTCGCGTGGCCAATGAAAATGGCGCCAAGGATGTCTTGTGGGTGCCGGGAAATTACGGCGACGTGAAAAAGGGCTGATCGCCCGAGCAAGGAGAGAGGCATTGTTCCTGCCCCTGCACGACGCCAATCCGATCCGCCACGTCCAATTCCCTTTCGTCAATTACGGCCTGATCGGCGTCACCATTCTGGCATTTCTCGTCCAGTCCGCGCTGCCGCCCGCCGCCTTCGAGCAGGCCACGATCAATTTCGGCATGATCCCCATCGTTGTGCGCGACCTCTATCCGCAGCCCGTGCCCTGGCTGCCCGACTGGGCGAACCTGGTCACCTATGCGTTCCTGCACACCGATTGGCTGCATCTGCTGACCAATATGCTGTTCCTGTGGGTCTTCGGCGACAATATCGAGGACGCATTGGGCCATGTGAAATATCTGTTCTTCTACCTGGCCTGCGCGGTGCTGGCGGCGCTGACCCATCTGCTGTTCAATCTCGATGGCAATGGCCCGCTGATCGGGGCTTCGGGCGCCGTCGCCGGGATCATGGGCGCCTATGTCCTGCTCTATCCCCATGCCCGGGTTTTCCTCCTGGCCCGTATCGTCTGGCTGATCCCCTTGCCGGTGCCGGCATTCTGGATGCTCGGCTTCTGGATCGCCAGCCAGTTCTTCTATGTCCTGGCGAGCAATGGCGAGGATGTGGCTTGGTGGGCCCATATCGGCGGCTTTCTCGCCGGCATGGCTCTGGTCGCGCCGCTGAAGCGCCGGGACCTGCCGCTCTTTGGCGGCCGCTGATTCTCCGTCTTTGCCGAAAAGCCAGTCCACCCCGGAAGGTTTTGTTTACGCCTTGTCCATAAGCTCGGCCCGGTATTGATCAGGAAGCCCGACCCTTGGACATCGATCTCTCCATGCAGATGCTCGCCGCGCGCCATGCCGCGACGAACAATGCCGTGCAGATCGCCGTCTTCAAGAAGGCGCATGAAATGCAGACCGAATTGCTCGAAACGCTCATGCAGACCGCCCTCAGCGCCCCGCCGCCCGGCCAGGGCCTCCGCATCGACAAACTGGCTTGATCCGGGGGTCGCATGACCAATCCCAGCGGTATCGGCCCCGCCGTCATGATCACCCGCATCGCCCAGGAGAACGGCGCATCGCTTGCCACGCAATTGGCCAAAGTGGCTGAATTGCGCATGCAAATGGCCATCGCCCAGGCCGAGCAGGCGGACAAGCTTTCCTCCGATGAACAGGCCCCGGCCAATCCCATCAACGGCGCCGAAGTCGATCTGCTGATCTAGGCTCCTGTGGGCCGGAATACACTCGAATCCGCTCCGTCCGAAGCCAGGCTGGCCCCCACGGAAGTTTTTGCCTTTGGCTCTGGCTTTCACTATGGTCCGCGCGGCTTTTCCTGCCCATCACAAGATCATCATGTCCGAACCAATTCGTCCCAAGCCGCAGCCTGGCATTCTCGATATAGCACCCTATCTGCCCGGCAAGTCCGGCCGACCCGGTAGCCAGGCCGTCAAGCTCTCCGCCAATGAATCGCCCCTGGGCGCCAGCCCCAAGGCGCTGGCGGCCATGATCGAGGCCTCCGCGCACCTGGAAATCTATCCGGAAGGATCTTCGCGGCTCCTGCGTGAGGCGCTGGGAGAGGTGCATGGCGTCGACCCCACCAGCATCGTTTGCGGCAATGGCTCGGACGATCTGCTGCATCTATTGGCGCAGGTCTATCTCGGGGACGGCGACGAGGCGGTGATGAACCGCTACGGCTTTTCCGTCTATCCGATCGTCACCAGGGCGGCCGGCGCCAAGATCGTATTGGTCGAGGAACGCGATTATCGAGCCGATGTCGATGCCTTGCTGGCGGCCGTGACCAAGCGCACCAAGGTGGTTTGGCTGGCCAATCCCAACAATCCCACCGGCACCTATCTCTCGGATGCCGAAGTACGGCGGCTGCATGCCGGGCTCCGCCCCGACATTCTCTTGGTCATCGACAGCGCCTATGCCGAATATGTGACGGCAGCCGATTATTCCGTCGGCCTCGACCTGGTTCGCGAACAGCAGAACGTCGTCATGGTCCGCACCTTTTCCAAGATGGGCCTGGCGGCAATCCGCATCGGCTGGCTGGTGGGCCCGGATCACGTGGTCGACGCATTGCACCGCATTCGCGGGCCCTTCAATGTCAATCTGCCGGCGCAGATGGCGGGCGCCGCGGCGGCGCGGGATGAGGAATTCACCCAGCGGCTCAGGGAGCACAATGCGCATTGGCGCGACTGGCTGACCGCCGAACTGTCGAGCAATCGGCTGCGCGTCATTCCCAGCCAGGCCAATTTCATCATGATCCTGTTCGACACGCCGGACATGGCGGCAAAGGCCTTCGAGACACTGGCCGATTCCGGCTATATCGTGCGCGAAATCGGCCCCTCCTACGGCATCGGCAATGGGTTGCGCATTTCCATCGGCACGGAAGAAGCGATGCGCATGGTGGCCAAAGTGCTCAAATCCATGGACAAGACGCAATGAGCGCACAATTTCGCAAGCTGGCGCTGATCGGCATTGGCCTGATCGGCGCTTCCATCGCCTTGGCGGCGCGGCGGCAGGGGCTGGTGGACGTCATCTCCATTGCCACCAGGCGACAGGAAACCCTCGATGAAGCGCGGGAACTGGGCCTGGGCGACATCTATACGCTCGATGCCGCCGAGGCAGTGCGCGGCGCCGATCTCGTTATCCTCTGCGCGCCCGTCGGCGCCTATGAACACCTGGCCAGAACCATTGCGCCGGCGCTGGAACCCGGCGCGATCCTCTCCGATGTCGGCTCGGTCAAGGCGCATGTGGTCAAGGTCGTCGGCCCGCATGTGCCCCCTGGTGTCAGCTTCATTCCCGGCCATCCCATTGCCGGCACCGAGCATTCGGGCCCTGCGGCCGGTTTTGCCGAACTTTTCGCCGGGCGCTGGTGCGTCCTGACGCCGGGATCCGATATATCCCAGGCCGATACCGACAGGCTGGTCGCCTTCTGGCAGGCCATGGGCTCGATGGTGGAATGCATGGATGCGAACCATCACGACATGGTCCTGGCCATTACCAGCCATATTCCGCACCTGGTCGCCTACAATATCGTGGGCACGGTGGCCGACCTCGAGGCCGATACCAAGTCCGAAGTCATCAAGTTCTCGGCCTCGGGCTTCCGTGACTTCACCCGCATCGCCGCCTCCGACCCGGTGATGTGGCGCGACGTATTCCTCACCAACCGCGATGCGGTGCTGGAAATGCTCGGACGCTTCCTTGAAGATCTTTCGGTATTGCAGCGGGCGGTGCGGACCGGCGATGGCCCGACGCTGGAATCGCTCTTTGCCCGCACCCGGGAAATTCGCCGCTCCGTCATCGATGCCGGCCAGGAAACCGCAGCGCCCGATTTCGGCCGGCCACATGACGTGCCGCCAGTGCCGGACATTCCCTTGGTGCGCGAACATGGCGGGGGCGACGACGCTTGACGTCGCTCCCGCCATTATGAGGCAATAGCCGCTAGAACAGCGACGGGATGGCAGCGACGGGAACCAGGCCCGACGACATGCCACCAGCGGCGAAATTGAGCTGGTTCTGATGCCGTGCATCTTCGCCGGCCACGCCCAGGACCAGGGTGCGCCACGGCTCGTCGATGAAGGGGCCGATACGCTCCGCGACCCCCAGAGAATCGATGCTGATCGAGCCGGTCGGATAGCCCTGGGCATCGAGGCCCAGTTCGCCATCGGCGCTGAGATCGGAGACGCCATCGCTGGCCCGAAGCCCGGCAAGGCGCAATCGGCCCCCGGCCTGTTGCCAGTCGGGCAGGAAAGGCCTTGCCCCCCAAGCGCGGATATCGTCACGCAGCCCGGTAATCTCCGTCTCGATTTCGGCATTGACGGCTGTGAGTTCGATAGCGGGAACTTCGACATCCGCAGCGCGGGCGAACAGCGCGAGAGCCGCTCGGCCCGCTGTGGCATCATGCATTTCCGGCATGTCGAGCAGGTGCATTTCGACATGCGGGGTCCGAGCGATGAGCGAGTTTCCGAACAGGGTGTCGCTCCAGGCAAGGTCATTGCCGACGATCGAGATTCTGGCGATGCGCCAGCTTTCCAGCCGCAGGCTGGCCTCGATCTCCGTCCAGGACATCTCTTGCTTGAGGCCGGTGAAGGCATCGGCGATGCGGGCCGGTCCGACAGCCGAGGCGAGGACATGGTTGGGCCTATAGACCATGACGCTGGCGCGGAAATGGGGAAGTTCGACCAGCACGTCGCCGGACAGGATTGCGGCGTCCGAACATTGGAGATCGAAGCGGAAGGGAAACCCGCCTATCGCCAGCTCCCGGCAGGTGAGCTGGGGCGCCGCTTCGCCATCGGCCAGGGCCAGGGCATCGACCTGCTGGCGGATTTGTCCCGCCGCGAAATACCAGCCCCCGGTCCAGGCCAGCACGACTACGAGCACTACAGCGCCCAGAATGATGATTCGCTTCTCCATGATCTCTTCTTACCGCTGCCGCTGCCCGCTCAGAAGCGGGTTTTCGCGATCGTCGTCCCTTCACCCCTGTCCTTGCCCATAAACCGGACCGGAATGACTTGCATCTCCCGCCGAATGAGGCAGGCTAGAAAGCGATTTGGGTTTAGCGATGACACGAATGGCGCAGACTGGCAGCGAAAATCATTGGGTCTTCGGCTATGGCTCGTTGATCTGGAATCCGGGCTTTTCCTTTGTCAGCGCCCAGCTTGGCCTGCTGCATGGCGCGCATCGCTCGCTCTCGATCATCTCCCACCATTATCGCGGCACCCCGGAGCAGCCGGGACTGGTCTTTGGCTTGACCCGGGGCGGGTCCTGCCGGGGCGTGGCTTTCGAAGTGGCGGCGGCGGACTGGGAGGAGGCGCTGGTCTATCTTCATGCGCGCGAACAGGTCACCTCGGTTTATCGCGACGTGATGCGGCCGGTCAGCCTCGTCGATGGACGGCGGGTGGCAGCCCTAGCCTATGTGGTGGACGAGACCCATGAGCAATTTGTCGGCATGCTCAGCCTGGAACAGCAGGTGGCCATGGTGCGCGCCGGCATCGGCATTGCCGGTCCCAACGTCGATTATGTGCTCAACACGGCCCGGCACCTGCAACAGCTCGGCATCCGCGACCGGACCCTGATGGCATTGGCCCGGGCGCTGGAAGCGGATGGTCAGGCGGCCTGAGCCGCACCCAGCGGCGCCGGCATCGCCGCCTCCAGATCCCAGATCGCCGCAAGCCGGTCCATGGGTGCGTCGAGCCGGAAGGCCCGGCTGGCGCCACGAAGCGCAAGGCGAAAGCGCGCCCGGCTGGCAGGATCGGTAACCAGATCGCCGGCCGAGCCGACCCAGAGCACCTGCCTGCCCTTGGCAAGCAGGTAGAGGGCGGTCTCGCGCATCACGAAGCTGGCGAGATTTTCGCTGGAAAGCAGGTAATGGCGGCCCGAGCGGCCCTGCCAATCCACCATTTCGGCCTGCCGCCCACCGGCTTCAAACGTCAGATCGCTGATCGCTGCCATTCCCGTTCCCCTGTACGCTCAGAAGAAGAACAAAAATAGAACAAACGACGTCCGGCGTCAAGCGCGCTTCGTTGCGACGCTGGCTACGCGCTCAGGAATTTCCCGGCATCTGGCGGTTTTGGCGCTCATGAAGCTGGTCGATCCGTGCAGCCAATTTCGCGTCGACCGGACGGTCCAGCCCCTGGTCCAATGCCTCGAGAGCGAGCCTGTCCGATTCGGCCTCGATGGTCTGCTTGAGTTTTTCGAGGAAGATTTCGGGCGCCAGGCCGGGCTCGATGGCGGGCAGGAACCGGGCCTTGGCCATGCCCGGCCAGATGATCGGGCTATTGCGGCCCCAATAGAGGCCCGAATTGAGCGCCACCGGCACGACGGGCACGTTGAGCGTGCTATAGAGGCGCACGATGCCTTGCCGGTAATCGGGCGGCGCCAGCGCCGCCCTGCGGGTGCCTTCGGGGTAGATGACGATGCGACAGCCTCTTTCGATGGCTTCGCGCGCCTGCCTGATCATTTCCGGGATGGCCTGCGCGCCCCTTTGCCGGTCGATCTCGATGCAATCGAGCGAACGCGCGGCCCAGCCGAAAAAAGGAATGCGCATCAGCTCCTTCTTGGCGATGAAGGCCGGGCGGCCGGTATGGGGAAAAGTGGCGAAGATATCCCAATCCGACTGGTGCTTGGAGGCGATGATGCAGCCACCGGGCGGGATATGCTCGGCGCCTTCGACCTGGGTGCCGACGCCGGTGAGAAAGCGCAGGATCAGCGGATTGGACCAGCACCAATAGCGGGCTATGGCCCAACCGAAGGGCGTACGGCCGAACAGCAGGCCGCTGATCCCCGCCAGAATGGCCAGGATAGCGGTCTGGCCGATGAAGACGACATAGAAGATCGCCGTGCGGACTGCCTGGATGACGCTCTTGATTGCCATGAAATTCCCCGGCTTTCGCGCCCCGTTATCCCCCCTCTTACCGGGCAGCGAAACGCTTGGCGAGGAAATTGCTCACGACGCCTCGCTGAGATAGCGGCGGACCGTGACCCGGGAGGTGACGGCGGTGAGAGCGGCGATCACCGGCACGACCAGGGCAATGCCGACCATGCCGTCCCATCCGAGCAGGAACTGGCCGAACAATACGCCCATCTGCGTATTGGCTTCGCTCGGCAATACGCTGCCGGCCGCCGCGCCGATCAGCGCGAAGAAC
This genomic stretch from Devosia sp. YIM 151766 harbors:
- a CDS encoding HNH endonuclease, whose product is MTIHVSPETCPALVLNADFRPLSYYPLSLWSWQDAIKAVCLDRVNIVSEYETIIRSPSFAMRLPSVVSLKDYVKPARHPAFTRFNVFLRDRFQCQYCGSPHELTFDHVIPRSKGGLTTWENVVAACAPCNLRKANRLPKEIKMFPHQTPYAPSVYDLHNNGRAFPPNHLHQSWLDYLYWDIELEP
- a CDS encoding dienelactone hydrolase family protein, whose amino-acid sequence is MTKLSGPMLAPANGGAPDAAMVLLHGYGSDGHDLIGLAPHWQGVLPGALFVSPHAPEALGMGGYQWFAIDWSGDRVASRQSGLQAARPVLIEFLNDLWSQTGLTPERTMLTGFSQGAMMALHVGTALPAEQKLMGIIGFSGALVPPEGLGGGHLAKPPICLVHGDLDEVVDPNLSAEADAALRDAGFDVHYHVSRGVAHGIAPDGLAFATQFIAGL
- a CDS encoding DNA-3-methyladenine glycosylase 2 family protein, with product MTNIIATSAPTPRIDTPEGLAWHLDALTELVPALAPMRAMAGTVLPRVNPRHFAGMAKVICGQQLSVQSAAAIWSRFEAVPGALTPESYLRLDEESVRAVGFSRGKFLALRAVAEAVVAGELDFAAIEALPAEEAIARLVTLKGVGPWTAEVYLLFCGGHPDIFPAGDLALLKAAHHGLGLDARPTIKEMIGLARDWSPHRSVAALMFWRYFAAVKNRETSLL
- the gluQRS gene encoding tRNA glutamyl-Q(34) synthetase GluQRS, whose translation is MPALLRFAPSPNGYLHLGHALSALLTWDAAATLGGTALLRIEDIDINRCKPEFIRAIFEDLAWLGLAWPEPVLHQSERFQLYADAANRLRDMDLLYPCFCSRADIAAQSTGKDPDGAPLYPGTCRHLSNAERIAGLERGDPVQFRLDMTKATARTGLLTYTIVGPTILDRPQIRYARPERWGDVVLQRKDVPTSYHLSVVVDDAAQGITHVTRGKDLEAATDVHVLLQMLLEMPTMRYHFHRLVKDDTGGKLSKSKGSPSLRDLRAQGWTPADIRRRIGF
- a CDS encoding twin transmembrane helix small protein, with protein sequence MQTLLNIAIALALLFVVIVLGMGLWNMLKGGSGNTSQRLMRLRVIGQAIALILLLGALFFFGGQVR
- a CDS encoding cob(I)yrinic acid a,c-diamide adenosyltransferase, whose translation is MVKLNAIYTRTGDKGTTGLVRGPRRSKHDLRIEVYGTVEEANAFIGNARLAAADMPQLDLLLGRIQNDLFDVGSDLATPGADDPDAQYPSLRIRPIQTEWLENQIDRFNADLEPLKSFVLPGGTPLSVALHLARTITRRAERLVSALLAAEPDTNPQTMIYLNRLSDLLFVLGRVANENGAKDVLWVPGNYGDVKKG
- a CDS encoding rhomboid family intramembrane serine protease — translated: MFLPLHDANPIRHVQFPFVNYGLIGVTILAFLVQSALPPAAFEQATINFGMIPIVVRDLYPQPVPWLPDWANLVTYAFLHTDWLHLLTNMLFLWVFGDNIEDALGHVKYLFFYLACAVLAALTHLLFNLDGNGPLIGASGAVAGIMGAYVLLYPHARVFLLARIVWLIPLPVPAFWMLGFWIASQFFYVLASNGEDVAWWAHIGGFLAGMALVAPLKRRDLPLFGGR
- a CDS encoding putative motility protein; the encoded protein is MDIDLSMQMLAARHAATNNAVQIAVFKKAHEMQTELLETLMQTALSAPPPGQGLRIDKLA
- the hisC gene encoding histidinol-phosphate transaminase, producing MSEPIRPKPQPGILDIAPYLPGKSGRPGSQAVKLSANESPLGASPKALAAMIEASAHLEIYPEGSSRLLREALGEVHGVDPTSIVCGNGSDDLLHLLAQVYLGDGDEAVMNRYGFSVYPIVTRAAGAKIVLVEERDYRADVDALLAAVTKRTKVVWLANPNNPTGTYLSDAEVRRLHAGLRPDILLVIDSAYAEYVTAADYSVGLDLVREQQNVVMVRTFSKMGLAAIRIGWLVGPDHVVDALHRIRGPFNVNLPAQMAGAAAARDEEFTQRLREHNAHWRDWLTAELSSNRLRVIPSQANFIMILFDTPDMAAKAFETLADSGYIVREIGPSYGIGNGLRISIGTEEAMRMVAKVLKSMDKTQ
- a CDS encoding prephenate/arogenate dehydrogenase family protein, with protein sequence MSAQFRKLALIGIGLIGASIALAARRQGLVDVISIATRRQETLDEARELGLGDIYTLDAAEAVRGADLVILCAPVGAYEHLARTIAPALEPGAILSDVGSVKAHVVKVVGPHVPPGVSFIPGHPIAGTEHSGPAAGFAELFAGRWCVLTPGSDISQADTDRLVAFWQAMGSMVECMDANHHDMVLAITSHIPHLVAYNIVGTVADLEADTKSEVIKFSASGFRDFTRIAASDPVMWRDVFLTNRDAVLEMLGRFLEDLSVLQRAVRTGDGPTLESLFARTREIRRSVIDAGQETAAPDFGRPHDVPPVPDIPLVREHGGGDDA
- a CDS encoding DUF2125 domain-containing protein gives rise to the protein MEKRIIILGAVVLVVVLAWTGGWYFAAGQIRQQVDALALADGEAAPQLTCRELAIGGFPFRFDLQCSDAAILSGDVLVELPHFRASVMVYRPNHVLASAVGPARIADAFTGLKQEMSWTEIEASLRLESWRIARISIVGNDLAWSDTLFGNSLIARTPHVEMHLLDMPEMHDATAGRAALALFARAADVEVPAIELTAVNAEIETEITGLRDDIRAWGARPFLPDWQQAGGRLRLAGLRASDGVSDLSADGELGLDAQGYPTGSISIDSLGVAERIGPFIDEPWRTLVLGVAGEDARHQNQLNFAAGGMSSGLVPVAAIPSLF
- a CDS encoding gamma-glutamylcyclotransferase, with translation MAQTGSENHWVFGYGSLIWNPGFSFVSAQLGLLHGAHRSLSIISHHYRGTPEQPGLVFGLTRGGSCRGVAFEVAAADWEEALVYLHAREQVTSVYRDVMRPVSLVDGRRVAALAYVVDETHEQFVGMLSLEQQVAMVRAGIGIAGPNVDYVLNTARHLQQLGIRDRTLMALARALEADGQAA
- a CDS encoding lysophospholipid acyltransferase family protein, with amino-acid sequence MAIKSVIQAVRTAIFYVVFIGQTAILAILAGISGLLFGRTPFGWAIARYWCWSNPLILRFLTGVGTQVEGAEHIPPGGCIIASKHQSDWDIFATFPHTGRPAFIAKKELMRIPFFGWAARSLDCIEIDRQRGAQAIPEMIRQAREAIERGCRIVIYPEGTRRAALAPPDYRQGIVRLYSTLNVPVVPVALNSGLYWGRNSPIIWPGMAKARFLPAIEPGLAPEIFLEKLKQTIEAESDRLALEALDQGLDRPVDAKLAARIDQLHERQNRQMPGNS